The DNA window GAGCTGGGGTGGGCAGAGAGACAAACAAAAGCCCAGCCAGGAAATCAGGAGTGTTGCTCCACACAACCACCCTGCTAGGCCATTACCCTTTCGCTTCTTTTGTTCTTGAGAAAACATGGAACATTAACGGTCATGGGGATCTCACTCTTTGGCTACAATTTTGGtgtaggcagggacatctctaGTAGTTCTGGTCTGGAACacctcttagaatcatagaatggtttgagttggaagggaccttaaaacccatccagttccaccccctggcatgggcagggacacctcccactggatcaggctgcccaaggcccatccaacctggccttgaacacctctagggatggggcagccacagcttccctgggcaacctgggccagggcctccccactctcacggtgaagaaattcctccttctgtctaccctaaatctgcccctctccagtttatacccattgcctcttggCCCATcactttgtaaacagcccctccccagctttcttgtagctcctccAGGTACTGAAAGcggctctaaggtcttcccggagccttctcttttccaggctgaacaaccccaacccttgTTTAAATGTTTCACCAAAATAGTCTCAAGATTTGGATGAAGCTGCGCGTGCATTGCCATCAGATAGGTATAAACAACTACTAGAAAGGAAGCTtatcaagaaaaacaacagaggaGAGAGGTTTTAGGGCTCATTTTTCTACTGTTGTCCATCCTAGAGTAGCAGCCTGCTGAAAACCATTAACTTCAAGGCATTTCAGACACCGAGTAAATATTCAGTGACAATTTATTGTCAGGTCTGGattattattacaaaaaaaagcagatatcAAAAAAGAGCAAAGATTTCACGAGTTCCCCAACAGTTTTACACAGCTGAACTGCAGTAAAATGGTGAATGTAAACCACATCTGTTTCAGTCCTGGCCCTAAACCTTCAACAATGATCTGTGGTCTGGGATGCCCCGGGCtttcttaattctttttaaagtaCTCCTCTTTATTTTGGAAGCTGATTTGCCCACTAGCTAATGCGCTGTGTCACAGTGTGACAGGAATGTGGACTGTTTGGTACCCTTCAAGACCCTGTACatctagaaaacaaaatatggaaGCTTTGCGAGGCTGGTGCGGACACCATTATGCATTTCTCAGGTTACCCCAGGCAGCTATTTTGTGCTTGACAAAATCAAATCACTTTCAAGTTGCTGAAAGATGATTTGGTGTGTGAAAGCTGCTTTTACTTCTTCCTTTCAGGGTCTTTGCTCCTCAAAATAAAGAGTTCACTGGGCTGGGCTCCAGCATAAATGGACCATCAACCTTTTCAATTCTACCATCCAAACAGCACAACGGACAACTTGGTCCTGTTGTGCAACTTTCCCGACTTGCAGGCCCTGCATTTGACTGCTCACAAGGAACCAGAACAGACCGCGAGGTGTGAGTTTAAGGAAAATACTCTGGAATGATAATCGAAGTCGGAAGGGAGCCCTTGCTTTGTGTCTGATTAAGGGGTGTAGGTTCAGAGGCTGACCAAAGGAAACATGGTCCAGTTATGTGCATTAATAGCTGCCCCACTTTGCAAAGACAGATCTTGCATCAAGACACTGCTTGGCTAGCAAAAAGAATTAAGATGTTCCCCTACGTCCCTCAGCATTTGCTTGGAAAGTCAGGTCCAAATTTGTGAGAATTATACATAAATACTTATTGTAATCCTAATTACACACCCTAAACATGAAGTTGTGTACGTGGCTATACGTGTCACTGAAATGTTCGCGAGTACCAAATATTCCTgttagaaataaaattgcaCCTTCATAATTCTCCAGAatttaaccaaaaaaaagaaagagatcaCGATATGCGTTATTTGTCAGGTATGCAAGAAGCAGGAAGAAGGCAAGCTCGAGACAGGCGCTGCCCGCGGGACAGCGACGGCATTTGGTCGGTCAGGTTTTGTACCAGCATTTCCCATGCCGTGGATGGCAGAAAACCACTCACTGCTGGATTTAAACTGTCTTCCTGGCAGTCAAAACGCGGACAATGGAGCCTACTCCACCAGCAGCCAAGGCCTGAGAAGAGAAACACGGCAATTAACACTGGGTCAAGGTAGGTACAGTCTGAAATGACTGCTGATCAGAAAGGCTTCCTGACTGTATTTCAAATGAGCATCTCCCCACCCTTTACATTAAAACGGAAACGCTCCCACTCAGGAAGCCAAGAGAGAGTGATCACGTTTGCTTTGCAGGCAGTTATTTAACAAGCTTTTACTTGCCTGGAGAACAAAGTTGCAAATTTTGCTTCCCTCTAGGAAGGAAATTCTACTTCCATCTGCTTGAATTACTGGACTGAACAATTCTGTTTGCCTCAGTCTAACATGAAATCAAATTTGAACTGCAGAATCTTTACCTGAGGGATGGGAAGTGTGCACATAATGTAACTCCACTGTGAGCTCGTGGAACCACACCCTCCTCATGGTATTTCAGTTTTACCAGCCAGAAAGGTGTTCTCACCAGCTTGGTGAAGGTGCTTGGCCCCAGGAACCTGCTACCACCACCAACCCCGGCAAGAGCAGACCCTGCAAACGCACCTTCTCGTGCCACTGGAGCAGCACAGCGCTGCTGTTGTCTGAGGGGCTCTCAAAGCCTTTGTAGATGTATTTCATCAGCAGGTCAACACCGTTCTTGTCCAGCGACTGCACCGCCTTCTCAATGTCGTTGGCTTTGAAAGAGATGAGGACTTTCAGGACAATACTTTCTGCGCGATCCTGTCAATAAATAAGGAAGGCAGAGGGACATTCATTTTCGTATAAAGTGCATCCAAACACTACTTATCTCTTCAACAAAgagaattagattttttttttctcttttacgaTTCTAGAACCTATCTGAACAGGGCAGTTTGTGCACAAAGCTTGTGAGAGAGGGataaaaggaggctgtagtgaagCAGGGATTGGcttcttctccctggtagccagtgacaggacaaagggaaatggcctcaagatgtgccaggggattcaggttggatattaggaggaatttctttacttaaAGGGTTGTGAAGCATAGGAACCAGCTGCACAGGGAGGGGGGCTGAGTTCACCATCCCTCGAGGAGTTTAAAAATGAGATGTCGTACTTGGGGACACAGTCTAGTGGCGGGCTTAGCAGGGCTGaccaatggttggactcgatgatcttaaaggtccttccaaccaaaaccattctgcgattctatggttctataataACAGATACGTCCTCCCAATGATAAACAGCACAGGAGAGTTTAACACATTTGTTCTGGTCTAggttttctgcctctctgcttgcGTTCACAGTCCTCCGACAGTTAAATGAGGTTACAGCTAAATACTAAATTTTCCTATCGAAACTCAAGGTCTGGAAGTTCCAAAAGAATTATAAGAATTAAGCATTTGACTTCCCTGTCATCAGATCAGGCCTTTGTACTGTTTAAGGAGATACAACTATTAGATTCCATGGAAATGCGATCGGCCAGCCTGGAAGAAGCGACTGCTGGAAGCCACACATTTTCAGTACAGTCAACTCTTGTCCCAGGTGCACAGGTTGAAAACTGGCAGCattaatattttgcattaataACCACTTGCAAGTTGATCTGGATGTCATTTCAGGCGCAGGAACATGTGTGGCATGATTACAGTGGCAGATTAACCACGTAATCAGCAAAAAGCAGCTCTTCCTGTTCCTCCATCACTGAGGGAGGATGAAAGAATAAGGTCTTGGGTTTGTTGGACTTTTGAATAATTCCATTATACAAATACTTCAAGCAGCAGCCCTCAGAAATTGTGGGTGTTGGTTTCCTTGTTCAATGCAATATCCCACAGCCACTGGACTCAGCGAGACCTCACATGAAGAATTGGAAGTGAAACCATGAGAGTTCCATGAGATCAATGAAAAATGAAGCGAAATATTAAAATTCAGTCATGCTGCCCTTTTCAATTCCACTGCCTTCACAGAATATTCTTAAGCACATCAATACAGACCTAACAAAACCAAGTCATTAATGTGAGGTCAAAACTGTTCAGTCTTTTATACAGTGCAATCTGTAACAAACAGCTTGTTCTCAAAACCCTGTGAAACCTCTAGAAAAGGGCTGGACAAGGTGAAAAATTCCCCTCTGGTGAGCAGCACAGAAACGTGCCCGGGGGATTCTCCTCAAGCAGGGAGAACCGACCCCCGCAGGCGCTCACTATCTGGGGATTTCAATGTCTTatccgcctcct is part of the Phaenicophaeus curvirostris isolate KB17595 chromosome 8, BPBGC_Pcur_1.0, whole genome shotgun sequence genome and encodes:
- the ARPC5 gene encoding actin-related protein 2/3 complex subunit 5; protein product: MAKHAGASARFRRVDVDEYDENKFVDEEEGGDGQAGPDEGEVDSCLRQGNMMAALQAALKNPPINTKNQAVKDRAESIVLKVLISFKANDIEKAVQSLDKNGVDLLMKYIYKGFESPSDNSSAVLLQWHEKALAAGGVGSIVRVLTARKTV